AGGAATTTCAGTCAATTTGATCTTTGCCCATCATCCCTTAATTTTTGGCCCCCTCAAGTCTTTGCAAAAAGGCGATCCCATCAGTGATATGGTTCGCCTAGGTTTTACCCACCAAATCGGCATTTATACGGCTCACACCAACTTTGACCAGGTGAATCATGGTACGGCAGATGTCCTAGCCGAAGTTCTGGATCTGAGCCAGGTTGCTCCCATTGTGCCAACTCAAAACGGCTTTGGTTACGGACGAGTCGGCTTGCTTGAGCCAGCCCTGGCTTTACAAGATCTGCTAGCCCGCATTCAAGCGCAGTTAGCTCCACCTAACTTGATTTTCTCGCCCACTGCCAATCTGCACCAACCAATTCATAAGGTAGCCGTTTTGGGTGGCTCAGGAGCCAGCTATATCTCTGCGGTGGTCAAGACTGGAGCGCAAGCTTACCTCACCTCAGATTGTAAGTTTCACCAGTTTCAAGAGAGTCGCGATCGCGGCCTAATTTTGATCGATGCGGGACACTACGCCACCGAACGTCCAGCCTGTGCTCGCCTAGTCGAAAAATTGCGGGTACTGGGGCTGGAATGGGTGCAACTCAGCAACGAGGATGAGGACTTTCGGCAGTTTTACCATCATTAATCAGTAGCCTCAAAGAGCGTTGTAGTCTTCCACCACACTCAAAACCATCAATCACTCGTTAATTTACTTACCAAACAAATTGTCAGCGTCTCTGCCAGTGGCATACTGTAACGGATACTCTGGTTATGAGGCTGTTTGGGAGATTTGCATTCATGGCTTATTTCTGGTTTAAAGCATTTCATATCATCGGCGTCGTGGTTTGGTTCGCCGGACTTTTCTATTTAGTACGTTTATTCATCTATCACGTAGAGGCAGAAGAGAAGCCAGAACCTGCCCGTTCCATCTTGCAGCAGCAGTATGCCTTGATGGAAAAGCGCCTGTACAACATCATTACCACGCCCGGAATGGCTGTGACAGTGGCAATGGCGATCGGGATGCTGTATACCCAACCTGACCTTTTGCGCGCTCGCTGGTTACACTTCAAATTGGGATTCGTCGCGGTCTTGTTGGTCTATCACCACTACTGCGGTCGTCTGCTCAAACAACTAGATAGAGGCGAATGTAAGTGGAACAGTCGGCAGTTGCGAGCTTTAAATGAAGCACCCACGCTTCTGCTAGTCGTGATCGTAATGTTGGCAGTCTTCAAGAACAACTTACCTACTGATGCTACGGCTTGGGTTGTGGTTGGATTAGTGATTACAATGGCTGTGACCATCCAGCTTTACGCCAAAATCCGCCGCAAAAACGAAGAGAAAATGGCTGCCGCTGCTCAAACAACTGACAACTCTTTACCTGCTAATTCTTAACGAAAAAGAAGCAAATAATTGTCAAGCTCTTAATCAGAGTTTTGCTCCCCTTCCCTTGTGGGAAGGGGCTGGGGGTTAGGTCTTAAGGCAGTTTGACCGTAGCAATTTACTTGAAATACAGGTAGCTCTAGGGAAAGGTGAACTAAAGGTTCTCCAAATCCACTTCAAAGGTTTGCCCATCAAGGGTAACGCGATCGCCAGAAACCAACTTGCGACCCCGACGAGTTTCTAAAACGCCATTGACACTCACCACTTCATCTTGAATGATCATCTTGGCTTGGCCACCCGTATCTACAATTCCAATTACCTTCAAAAATTGGTCTAGTTTAATCGTATCGCTCGTCTTAGTCATACCAGGTCTGAGAGAGTCGTCTCGCGAGAAGTCATGATTGCTACTTTCTATTGTCTCTGAATGTTGTGGCCTTGGCGGGCGCGATCGCGAAATTAAAGCTAACTTGCTTTACTCCCTAGCAGTCACTACCAACTGCCAATTAGCTGCTTGAGGAACTTGTGGCAGTGTGACTTCTAAGCGATCGCCTACCCAGCGCAAATCACTCATTTCTGCTCCTTGAACAGTGACTTGGCTGTGAGGTTCTAACCCTACCCAATGAACTTGAAAGTTGCGTGCCGGAGGCATCCCCGCATAGGTGCCTCGGATGGCTTCACATGTAAGCATGTGCTGGCGCGATGCTTGCTGCTGTGTAAACCGACGGCGACTGCCCGTTTCCGTTAGATACGCCTGACTGGTGCCATCATCTTCATAGAAATCGAGTTCGCCTACCTCTCCTGCATACACTTCGAGCCGCAACGTATCCGGTGGTTGACTCCCCACACGCAAAGCTACAGGCTGTAAAGGCAAGATCGCTCCCGCTTTTACAAAAACAGGGACTTCTGCTAGGGGTGCATACAAACTTAATTGCTGCGCTCCTAAATAATATTTGCTAGTTTCTCGATGCCACCAACCTCCCTCAGGCAAATAAACTGAGCGATATCCGCCTGCTTCGAGTACAGGGGCTACCAAGACGCGATCGCCCAGGAGATATTGGGTCGGTTGTTCATAGGCAGCAGGGTCTTGAGGATAGTGCAAATACAAAGGCCGACAGAGGGGGAGTCCTGTCTCATAGGCCACTCGACCCAGATGATAGAAGTAAGGGAGAAACTGAATCCGCGTGTGGAAGGCTTTGCGAACTGCATCCAGCACCCACTGACCATAGGCCCAAGGCTCCCGTTTGCCATGATC
This region of Trichocoleus desertorum NBK24 genomic DNA includes:
- a CDS encoding Nif3-like dinuclear metal center hexameric protein, with translation MKVADLVTWFEAWANPSWQESWDNCGWQVEPGVLDQPAYVLVCLTPTLSVMHEAIALRQAGISVNLIFAHHPLIFGPLKSLQKGDPISDMVRLGFTHQIGIYTAHTNFDQVNHGTADVLAEVLDLSQVAPIVPTQNGFGYGRVGLLEPALALQDLLARIQAQLAPPNLIFSPTANLHQPIHKVAVLGGSGASYISAVVKTGAQAYLTSDCKFHQFQESRDRGLILIDAGHYATERPACARLVEKLRVLGLEWVQLSNEDEDFRQFYHH
- the hemJ gene encoding protoporphyrinogen oxidase HemJ, producing the protein MAYFWFKAFHIIGVVVWFAGLFYLVRLFIYHVEAEEKPEPARSILQQQYALMEKRLYNIITTPGMAVTVAMAIGMLYTQPDLLRARWLHFKLGFVAVLLVYHHYCGRLLKQLDRGECKWNSRQLRALNEAPTLLLVVIVMLAVFKNNLPTDATAWVVVGLVITMAVTIQLYAKIRRKNEEKMAAAAQTTDNSLPANS
- a CDS encoding RNA-binding S4 domain-containing protein, with product MTKTSDTIKLDQFLKVIGIVDTGGQAKMIIQDEVVSVNGVLETRRGRKLVSGDRVTLDGQTFEVDLENL